A part of Microbulbifer sp. MI-G genomic DNA contains:
- the rpoB gene encoding DNA-directed RNA polymerase subunit beta — MAYSYTEKKRIRKDFGKLPKVMDVPFLLAIQLDSYRNFTQADKRPDDRLDIGLQAAFKSVFPIVSYSGNAALEYVSYTLGKPAFDVKECTLRGATYACPLRVRVRLIIYDKESANKSIKDIKEQEVYMGEIPLMTDNGTFVINGTERVIVSQLHRSPGVFFDHDKGKTHSSGKLLYAARVIPYRGSWLDFEFDPKDLVFVRIDRRRKLPATILLRALGFSSQEMLEMFFETSRFELLEDRVSLELIPSRLRGDVASFDIKDSKDKVVVEEGRRITPRHIRQLEKAGVKNLEAPLEYLLGRILAHDVIDESTGEIAVECNTEITDEVIAKLQGLKVKHCETLYTNDLDRGSFISDTLRADPSRTQLEALVEIYRMMRPGEPPTKESAESLFENLFFTDERYDLSAVGRMKFNRRLGREDETGPGTLSKEDIVEVLKTLIDIRNGQGMVDDIDHLGNRRVRSVGEMAENQFRVGLVRVERAVKERLSMAESEGLMPQDLINAKPVAAAVKEFFGSSQLSQFMDQNNPLSEVTHKRRVSALGPGGLTRERAGFEVRDVHSTHYGRVCPIETPEGPNIGLINSLATYARANHYGFLESAYRRVIDGRVTDEIEYLSAINEANYVIAQASAAVDGEGRFTDDLVSVRYQNEFTLKAPGEIQYMDVSAKQVVSVAAAMIPFLEHDDANRALMGSNMQRQAVPTLRAEKPLVGTGMERTVARDSGVCVVAKRGGVIERVDSSRVVVRVADAEVETGDAGVDIYNLTKYIRSNQNTCINQRPIVNTGDRVARGDILADGPSIDLGELALGQNMRIAFMPWNGYNFEDSILISERVVQEDRFTTIHIQELTCIARDTKLGSEEITADIPNVGESALNKLDESGIVYIGAEVGAGDILVGKVTPKGEAQLTPEEKLLRAIFGEKASDVKDTSLRAPSGTRGTVIDVQVFTRDGLQKDQRSIDIEKAQLDEVRKDLNEEYRIVEGATFERLQAALQDQRAAGGKGISKGQELTAEVLGALPREDWFKLRMEDESLNEQLEKAEAQLKERRKLLDEAFEDKKKKLESGDDLAPGVLKIVKVYLAIKRRIQPGDKMAGRHGNKGVISVIKPVEDMPYDENGEPVDIVLNPLGVPSRMNVGQVLEMHLGMAAKGLGVKIDRMIKEQQAVAKVRGFLDAVYNSTGGRREELQALSDEEVMAMAQNLRRGVPMATPVFDGADESEIKQLLRLADIPDSGQITLHDGRTGDAFERPVTVGYMYMLKLNHLVDDKMHARSTGSYSLVTQQPLGGKAQFGGQRFGEMEVWALEAYGAAYTLQEMLTVKSDDVEGRTKMYKNIVDSDHRMEPGMPESFNVLVKEIRSLGMNFELEHE; from the coding sequence ATGGCTTACTCATATACTGAGAAAAAACGTATCCGCAAGGATTTTGGCAAACTGCCCAAGGTCATGGATGTGCCCTTCCTGCTTGCGATACAGCTGGATTCATATCGCAATTTTACACAGGCTGACAAGCGCCCAGACGACCGCCTGGACATCGGCCTGCAGGCGGCGTTTAAATCCGTTTTTCCAATTGTCAGCTATTCCGGCAATGCCGCCCTGGAGTATGTAAGCTATACGCTCGGTAAGCCCGCTTTTGATGTCAAGGAATGCACCCTGCGCGGGGCGACTTACGCCTGTCCCCTGCGCGTGCGTGTGCGCCTGATTATTTACGATAAGGAGTCTGCGAATAAGTCCATTAAGGACATCAAAGAGCAGGAAGTGTACATGGGCGAGATTCCGCTCATGACCGATAACGGTACCTTCGTAATCAACGGTACCGAGCGCGTTATCGTCTCCCAGTTACACCGCTCCCCGGGTGTATTTTTTGATCACGACAAAGGCAAGACCCACTCCTCCGGCAAACTGTTGTATGCCGCGCGCGTTATTCCCTATCGCGGTTCCTGGCTCGATTTCGAGTTCGATCCGAAAGATCTGGTGTTTGTACGCATTGATCGTCGGCGTAAACTGCCGGCGACTATCCTGTTGCGCGCCCTGGGCTTCAGCTCCCAGGAAATGCTGGAGATGTTTTTCGAAACCAGCAGGTTTGAACTGCTGGAGGACCGTGTCAGCCTGGAGCTGATTCCCTCCCGCCTGCGCGGTGATGTGGCTTCCTTCGACATCAAGGACAGCAAAGACAAGGTGGTGGTGGAAGAGGGACGGCGCATCACGCCCCGCCATATCCGCCAGTTGGAAAAAGCCGGGGTCAAGAATCTGGAAGCGCCACTGGAATACTTGCTTGGGCGTATTCTGGCGCACGATGTGATTGATGAGTCTACCGGCGAGATCGCGGTCGAGTGCAACACGGAGATTACCGATGAGGTCATCGCCAAGCTGCAGGGGCTCAAGGTCAAACACTGTGAAACCCTGTATACCAATGATCTCGATCGCGGCTCGTTTATCTCCGATACCCTGCGCGCAGATCCCTCCCGCACCCAATTGGAAGCGCTGGTAGAAATCTATCGCATGATGCGCCCGGGTGAACCGCCCACCAAGGAGTCAGCGGAGTCCCTATTCGAGAACCTGTTCTTTACCGACGAGCGCTACGACCTGTCCGCCGTTGGCCGCATGAAGTTCAACCGCCGCCTCGGCCGCGAAGACGAGACCGGCCCGGGAACCCTGAGCAAGGAGGATATTGTCGAAGTCCTCAAGACGCTGATTGATATCCGCAACGGTCAGGGTATGGTGGACGATATCGACCACCTGGGTAACCGCCGGGTGCGCTCCGTGGGCGAGATGGCCGAAAACCAGTTCCGCGTGGGGCTGGTGCGCGTCGAGCGCGCCGTCAAGGAGCGCCTGTCCATGGCTGAGTCCGAGGGCCTGATGCCGCAGGATCTGATCAATGCCAAGCCGGTGGCGGCGGCGGTCAAGGAATTCTTCGGTTCCTCGCAGTTGTCACAGTTTATGGATCAGAACAACCCGCTCTCGGAAGTGACCCACAAGCGCCGCGTTTCCGCGCTGGGTCCGGGTGGCCTGACCCGCGAGCGTGCCGGTTTTGAAGTGCGCGATGTCCACTCGACCCATTACGGTCGCGTATGTCCGATTGAAACCCCGGAGGGGCCGAATATTGGACTGATCAACTCGCTCGCCACCTACGCCCGCGCCAACCACTACGGCTTTCTTGAGAGCGCCTACCGCAGGGTGATCGACGGTCGCGTAACTGACGAAATCGAATATCTGTCCGCTATCAATGAAGCCAATTACGTGATTGCCCAGGCGTCTGCAGCGGTTGATGGGGAGGGACGCTTTACCGATGATCTGGTAAGTGTGCGTTACCAGAATGAATTTACCCTGAAAGCACCGGGCGAAATCCAGTATATGGATGTTTCTGCCAAGCAGGTGGTGTCTGTGGCCGCGGCCATGATTCCGTTTCTGGAGCACGATGATGCCAACCGTGCCCTGATGGGTTCGAACATGCAGCGCCAGGCGGTTCCGACTCTGCGCGCCGAGAAACCACTGGTGGGCACCGGTATGGAGCGCACCGTAGCCCGTGACTCCGGTGTGTGCGTGGTGGCCAAGCGCGGTGGCGTGATCGAGCGAGTCGATTCCAGCCGTGTGGTTGTACGCGTGGCGGATGCCGAGGTGGAAACCGGTGATGCCGGTGTGGATATCTACAACCTGACCAAATATATCCGCTCGAATCAGAATACCTGTATCAATCAGCGCCCGATCGTGAATACCGGCGATCGCGTGGCCCGCGGCGATATTCTCGCCGACGGTCCCTCCATCGATCTTGGCGAGCTGGCCCTGGGCCAGAACATGCGCATCGCGTTTATGCCCTGGAACGGTTACAACTTTGAGGACTCCATTCTTATCAGCGAGCGCGTGGTACAGGAAGACCGCTTTACCACCATCCATATTCAGGAGCTGACCTGTATTGCCCGCGACACCAAGCTGGGCAGTGAGGAAATTACCGCGGATATTCCCAACGTGGGGGAATCCGCCCTGAACAAACTGGATGAGTCCGGCATTGTGTATATCGGTGCGGAAGTGGGGGCCGGCGATATCCTGGTGGGCAAGGTCACTCCGAAAGGGGAAGCCCAGCTGACCCCGGAGGAAAAACTGCTGCGTGCGATTTTTGGTGAGAAGGCATCCGATGTGAAGGACACCTCCCTGCGCGCGCCCAGTGGCACCCGGGGTACCGTAATCGATGTACAGGTGTTTACCCGCGATGGCCTGCAGAAAGACCAGCGCTCTATCGATATCGAAAAGGCACAGTTGGATGAAGTACGCAAGGACCTGAACGAAGAATACCGTATCGTGGAGGGTGCGACCTTCGAGCGTCTGCAGGCAGCGCTGCAGGATCAGAGAGCCGCCGGTGGCAAAGGCATCAGCAAGGGGCAGGAGCTGACCGCGGAAGTGCTGGGCGCGCTGCCGCGTGAAGACTGGTTCAAGCTGCGCATGGAAGACGAAAGCCTGAATGAACAGTTGGAAAAGGCGGAAGCCCAGTTGAAAGAGCGCCGCAAACTGCTTGACGAAGCCTTCGAAGACAAGAAGAAAAAACTGGAGTCCGGTGATGATCTGGCCCCGGGTGTACTGAAAATTGTCAAGGTGTATCTGGCGATCAAACGCCGTATCCAGCCGGGCGACAAGATGGCCGGTCGCCATGGGAACAAGGGCGTGATCTCCGTGATCAAGCCCGTCGAGGATATGCCCTACGATGAAAACGGCGAGCCGGTGGATATCGTTCTCAACCCCCTGGGTGTGCCCTCGCGGATGAACGTCGGCCAGGTTCTGGAAATGCACCTGGGCATGGCCGCCAAGGGGCTCGGCGTGAAAATCGACCGTATGATCAAGGAGCAGCAGGCAGTCGCCAAGGTGCGCGGATTCCTGGATGCGGTTTACAACTCCACCGGTGGCCGTCGCGAAGAGTTGCAGGCTCTGTCCGATGAGGAGGTCATGGCGATGGCGCAGAACCTGCGTCGTGGTGTGCCCATGGCAACGCCGGTCTTTGACGGTGCCGATGAGAGCGAGATCAAGCAACTGTTGCGCCTCGCCGATATCCCGGATTCCGGCCAGATCACCCTGCACGACGGCCGCACCGGCGATGCTTTCGAGCGCCCGGTGACCGTGGGCTACATGTACATGCTGAAGCTGAACCACCTGGTGGACGACAAGATGCACGCGCGTTCCACCGGTTCCTACAGTCTGGTGACCCAGCAGCCGCTGGGCGGCAAGGCGCAATTTGGCGGTCAGCGTTTCGGGGAGATGGAAGTCTGGGCGCTGGAAGCCTACGGTGCCGCCTACACCCTGCAGGAAATGCTTACGGTCAAATCCGACGACGTGGAAGGACGCACCAAGATGTACAAGAACATCGTGGACTCGGATCACCGTATGGAGCCCGGTATGCCGGAGTCCTTCAATGTTCTGGTGAAGGAAATCCGCTCTCTCGGCATGAACTTCGAGCTCGAGCACGAGTAG
- the rplL gene encoding 50S ribosomal protein L7/L12 produces MSLTKEDIINAVAEMSVKDVVELIEAMEEKFGVTAAAAVVAGPAAAEAAEEKDAFDVILTAAGDKKVNVIKAVRGITGLGLKEAKALVDGAPSPLKEGVSKDEAEAAKKELEDAGASVELK; encoded by the coding sequence ATGTCTCTGACTAAAGAAGATATCATCAACGCAGTTGCCGAAATGTCCGTCAAGGATGTCGTCGAGCTGATCGAAGCGATGGAAGAGAAGTTCGGTGTAACTGCAGCAGCAGCAGTGGTGGCCGGTCCGGCTGCTGCTGAGGCGGCTGAGGAGAAGGACGCTTTCGATGTAATCCTGACCGCCGCAGGCGACAAGAAAGTAAATGTGATCAAGGCTGTTCGCGGCATCACTGGCCTGGGCCTGAAGGAGGCCAAGGCCCTGGTTGACGGTGCTCCCAGCCCGCTGAAGGAAGGCGTGAGCAAGGACGAGGCCGAAGCCGCTAAGAAAGAGCTGGAAGACGCCGGCGCATCTGTAGAACTGAAGTAA
- the rplJ gene encoding 50S ribosomal protein L10: MAIGLEDKKAIVADVQQAAESALSAVVADSRGVTVNDMTTLRKEARENGVWLKVVRNTLARRALAGTEYECLTDKFVGPSIIAFSNEHPGAGARILSQFAKGNDKLELKGAAFEGAITDVALLASLPTYDEAIAKLMSVLKEASAGKLVRTIAAVRDQKEQEAA, from the coding sequence ATGGCTATTGGACTCGAAGACAAGAAAGCGATTGTCGCAGATGTCCAGCAAGCTGCTGAAAGTGCTCTGTCTGCGGTTGTTGCGGATTCCCGTGGCGTAACCGTGAATGACATGACCACTCTGCGCAAAGAGGCGCGCGAGAACGGCGTTTGGTTGAAAGTCGTGCGCAATACTCTGGCGCGTCGCGCTCTGGCAGGTACCGAATACGAATGTCTGACTGACAAATTCGTAGGTCCCAGCATCATTGCATTCTCTAACGAACACCCAGGTGCCGGCGCGCGTATCCTGAGCCAGTTCGCCAAGGGCAATGACAAGCTGGAACTGAAAGGTGCTGCCTTCGAAGGCGCGATCACCGACGTCGCATTGTTGGCAAGCCTGCCGACTTACGACGAGGCGATCGCCAAGCTGATGAGCGTGTTGAAAGAAGCATCTGCTGGCAAGCTGGTTCGCACTATTGCGGCCGTTCGCGACCAAAAAGAGCAGGAAGCTGCGTAA
- the rplA gene encoding 50S ribosomal protein L1: MAKLSKRQRAIAEQVEAGKAYGIEEAISLLKTLSSVKFAETVDASVNLGIDPRKSDQAVRGATTLPHGTGKEVRVAVFTQGANADAAKEAGADLIGMDELAAEVKAGKMDFDVVIASPDAMRVVGQLGQILGPRGLMPNPKTGTVTPDVATAVKNAKAGQVRFRADKGGIIHGGIGKVAFDASALKENLEALVADLKKAKPASAKGVFLKKITLSTTMGPGLTIDQSSLNI; encoded by the coding sequence ATGGCTAAATTGAGCAAGCGCCAGCGCGCTATCGCTGAGCAAGTGGAAGCTGGCAAGGCTTACGGCATCGAAGAGGCGATCTCGCTTCTGAAAACGCTGTCCAGTGTTAAGTTTGCGGAGACCGTAGATGCCTCTGTCAACCTGGGCATCGATCCGCGCAAATCTGATCAGGCTGTTCGTGGTGCGACTACGCTGCCGCACGGTACCGGTAAAGAGGTGCGCGTTGCTGTCTTCACCCAGGGCGCCAACGCTGATGCGGCCAAGGAAGCCGGTGCTGACCTGATCGGTATGGACGAGCTGGCTGCTGAGGTAAAAGCGGGCAAGATGGACTTCGATGTCGTCATCGCTTCCCCGGATGCGATGCGCGTTGTTGGCCAGTTGGGCCAGATTCTCGGGCCGCGCGGCCTGATGCCGAACCCGAAGACCGGAACCGTAACTCCCGATGTTGCTACTGCGGTAAAAAATGCCAAGGCGGGCCAGGTGCGTTTTCGCGCTGATAAAGGTGGCATCATTCACGGCGGTATCGGTAAAGTGGCTTTTGACGCAAGTGCACTGAAAGAAAATCTGGAAGCGCTGGTTGCTGATCTGAAGAAAGCCAAGCCGGCTTCTGCCAAGGGCGTATTTCTGAAGAAGATCACCCTGAGCACCACGATGGGCCCGGGCCTGACTATCGATCAGTCTTCTCTGAACATCTAA
- the rplK gene encoding 50S ribosomal protein L11 has product MAKKVEAYIKLQVAAGQANPSPPVGPALGQHGVNIMEFCKAFNAQTQGMEPGLPVPVVISVYSDRSFTFIMKTPPAAVLLRKAAKIKSGSGRPNTEKVGRVTRAQLEEIATTKMPDLSASDMDAAVRTIAGSARSAGIEVEGL; this is encoded by the coding sequence ATGGCTAAGAAAGTTGAAGCTTATATCAAGCTGCAAGTGGCTGCGGGTCAAGCTAACCCCAGTCCGCCCGTCGGCCCTGCACTGGGTCAGCACGGTGTAAACATCATGGAATTCTGCAAGGCCTTCAATGCCCAGACCCAGGGTATGGAGCCGGGACTGCCGGTGCCGGTTGTAATCTCTGTATACAGTGATCGCTCCTTCACCTTCATTATGAAGACCCCGCCTGCCGCAGTATTGCTGCGCAAGGCTGCCAAGATCAAAAGCGGTTCCGGCCGCCCCAATACGGAGAAGGTGGGCAGGGTTACCCGCGCCCAGTTGGAAGAGATTGCCACCACCAAAATGCCCGACCTGAGCGCATCCGATATGGACGCGGCCGTGCGCACCATCGCCGGCTCTGCACGCAGCGCCGGTATCGAAGTGGAGGGTCTGTAA
- the nusG gene encoding transcription termination/antitermination protein NusG, translated as MSKHWYVVQAYSGYEKRVASSLKERIELHEMDHLFGEVLVPTEEVVEMRAGQKRKSERKFFPGYVLVEMELNDDTWHLVKETPRVLGFIGGKADRPAPITDREAQAILNRIDDSVDKPKPKTLFEPGEMVRVIDGPFNDFNGVVEEVNYEKSRLRVAVLIFGRSTPVELEFSQVEKS; from the coding sequence ATGTCAAAGCATTGGTATGTGGTCCAGGCTTACTCGGGATATGAGAAACGTGTCGCCAGCTCTCTGAAAGAACGCATTGAGCTGCACGAGATGGACCATCTGTTTGGTGAAGTGCTGGTTCCCACCGAAGAAGTGGTGGAAATGCGGGCTGGGCAAAAGCGCAAGAGTGAGCGCAAGTTTTTTCCGGGCTACGTCCTGGTGGAAATGGAGTTGAATGACGACACTTGGCACCTGGTGAAAGAAACGCCCCGTGTGCTCGGTTTTATTGGTGGCAAGGCGGACAGGCCGGCGCCTATCACCGATCGTGAGGCACAGGCTATCCTGAATCGCATAGACGACTCTGTAGACAAGCCCAAGCCTAAAACCCTGTTCGAACCCGGTGAGATGGTTCGGGTGATCGATGGCCCATTTAATGATTTCAACGGCGTGGTCGAAGAGGTCAACTATGAGAAGAGCCGCCTGCGTGTGGCAGTGTTGATCTTCGGGCGTTCCACCCCGGTTGAGCTGGAGTTTAGCCAAGTAGAAAAGTCCTGA
- the secE gene encoding preprotein translocase subunit SecE, with the protein MNAKAEAKSFRLDGLKWFLVVLLVGSAVAGNSYYAEFPLIYRVLAMTAICLVALVVVVNTAKGNALWQLLREAQTEVRRVVWPTRQEATQTTVVVVVFVLIMALILWGLDSALGWAVSKLIG; encoded by the coding sequence ATGAATGCTAAAGCTGAAGCGAAATCCTTTCGTCTCGACGGCCTGAAGTGGTTTCTAGTGGTGCTGCTGGTTGGCAGTGCCGTTGCAGGCAACTCTTATTACGCCGAATTCCCCTTGATTTACCGCGTACTGGCGATGACGGCCATCTGCCTGGTTGCCTTGGTCGTGGTAGTGAACACCGCCAAAGGCAATGCTCTCTGGCAATTGTTGCGCGAAGCACAAACAGAGGTTCGGCGTGTAGTCTGGCCGACCCGCCAAGAGGCAACGCAGACCACGGTGGTCGTGGTGGTGTTTGTGCTGATTATGGCGTTAATTCTCTGGGGGCTGGACTCCGCTTTGGGTTGGGCAGTTTCCAAACTTATCGGCTAA
- the tuf gene encoding elongation factor Tu, with product MAKEKFERSKPHVNVGTIGHVDHGKTTLTAALTRVCAEVWGGDAVAFDGIDNAPEERERGITIATSHVEYESPIRHYAHVDCPGHADYVKNMITGAAQMDGAILVCSAADGPMPQTREHILLSRQVGVPYIVVFLNKADMVDDEELLELVEMEVRELLDQYEFPGDDTPIIVGSALMALNGEDDNELGTTAVKKLVETLDEYIPEPERAVDQPFLMPIEDVFSISGRGTVVTGRVERGIIKTGDEIEIVGIKETTSTTCTGVEMFRKLLDEGRAGENIGALLRGTKRDEVERGQVLAKPGSITPHTKFEAEVYVLSKDEGGRHTPFFKGYRPQFYFRTTDVTGAVELPEGTEMVMPGDNIQMVVTLIAPIAMEDGLRFAIREGGRTVGAGVVAKIIE from the coding sequence ATGGCAAAAGAAAAGTTTGAACGTTCCAAGCCCCACGTGAACGTGGGCACTATCGGTCACGTAGATCACGGTAAAACCACCCTGACCGCAGCGCTGACCCGTGTATGTGCGGAGGTCTGGGGCGGTGACGCAGTGGCTTTCGACGGTATCGACAATGCGCCGGAAGAGCGTGAGCGCGGTATCACCATCGCCACCTCTCACGTTGAGTACGAGTCCCCTATCCGCCACTACGCCCATGTGGACTGTCCGGGACACGCCGACTACGTGAAGAACATGATTACCGGAGCCGCGCAGATGGACGGCGCGATTCTGGTGTGCTCCGCCGCTGACGGCCCCATGCCGCAGACCCGCGAGCACATCCTGCTATCCCGCCAGGTGGGCGTCCCTTACATCGTTGTGTTCCTGAACAAAGCGGACATGGTTGACGACGAAGAGCTGCTCGAACTGGTGGAAATGGAAGTGCGCGAACTGCTCGACCAGTACGAGTTCCCGGGTGACGATACCCCGATCATTGTCGGTTCCGCCCTGATGGCTTTGAACGGCGAAGACGACAACGAACTGGGCACCACCGCGGTGAAGAAGCTGGTTGAAACCCTGGACGAGTACATTCCCGAGCCGGAGCGCGCGGTAGACCAGCCGTTTTTGATGCCGATCGAAGACGTCTTCTCCATTTCCGGTCGCGGTACTGTAGTGACCGGTCGTGTGGAGCGCGGAATTATCAAAACCGGTGACGAGATCGAAATCGTCGGTATCAAGGAAACCACCTCCACCACCTGTACCGGTGTGGAGATGTTCCGCAAGCTGCTCGACGAGGGTCGTGCAGGTGAAAATATCGGTGCGCTGCTGCGCGGTACCAAGCGCGATGAGGTGGAGCGTGGGCAGGTACTGGCGAAGCCGGGCTCTATCACACCGCACACCAAGTTCGAGGCGGAAGTATATGTACTGTCCAAGGACGAAGGCGGCCGTCACACCCCGTTTTTCAAGGGCTACCGTCCGCAGTTTTACTTCCGTACCACCGATGTGACCGGTGCGGTAGAGTTGCCGGAAGGTACCGAGATGGTCATGCCGGGCGACAATATCCAAATGGTTGTCACCCTGATTGCCCCGATTGCGATGGAAGACGGCCTGCGCTTTGCGATTCGCGAGGGTGGTCGCACTGTCGGTGCCGGCGTGGTTGCTAAGATCATTGAGTAA
- a CDS encoding SPOR domain-containing protein — translation MISEASPGALPAAEAASASISAVTAQEQHCTLIGPFPQIYRGQDIVQRLKALQVQGDLREIEMQGQMRYWVFLPPLHSRREAFSKLRELQAQGIDSYVIPKGTLADGISFGIFSERARAELLVAELSSKGIGARFREEPQTYLERWIVLKPGAVEHLATEFWQQLGEEYPELDRRQNLCSEVAG, via the coding sequence ATGATTAGCGAAGCGTCGCCGGGGGCGCTGCCAGCAGCCGAGGCGGCATCCGCGTCAATCTCCGCTGTCACTGCGCAGGAACAACACTGCACCCTGATTGGCCCCTTTCCGCAGATCTACCGGGGGCAGGACATTGTGCAGCGCCTGAAGGCCCTGCAGGTTCAAGGGGATTTGCGCGAAATTGAGATGCAGGGACAGATGCGCTACTGGGTGTTTCTGCCCCCGTTGCATTCGCGGCGCGAGGCTTTCAGCAAGTTGCGTGAGCTGCAGGCTCAGGGTATCGATAGCTATGTTATCCCCAAAGGTACACTTGCCGATGGGATCTCTTTTGGCATTTTCAGCGAGCGTGCTCGCGCCGAACTGCTCGTGGCGGAACTCAGCAGCAAGGGTATTGGTGCAAGATTCCGCGAAGAGCCGCAGACTTACCTGGAGCGATGGATCGTCTTGAAGCCGGGGGCTGTGGAGCATTTGGCCACGGAGTTTTGGCAGCAACTTGGAGAGGAGTATCCCGAATTGGATCGACGTCAAAATCTCTGTTCTGAAGTGGCTGGATGA
- a CDS encoding type III pantothenate kinase — MILELDIGNSRGKWRLLAGEKVGLRGGFDVAALAAGRLPGDWGELRPTRVRAVNVAGPVVAELLVNHVWNLFSLEVEFSQVESECAGVVCGYDNHSLLGADRWLAMLAAYGQSRRAALIVDCGSAATLDLLDNDGRHLGGYIAPGIGLMQRSLRVDTHAARSVRDIALNEPLCAGRTTDEGVNRGLLLMVLGAIDRALEELQHSAGREPLLWLTGGDAPLLSTFCRREHRLVPDLVLDGLALSNP; from the coding sequence GTGATTCTCGAACTAGATATCGGTAATAGCCGGGGAAAATGGCGTTTGCTCGCCGGGGAAAAGGTGGGGTTGCGGGGTGGTTTTGACGTTGCTGCACTCGCCGCGGGTAGATTGCCAGGGGATTGGGGTGAGCTTCGCCCCACACGGGTGCGCGCTGTGAATGTGGCGGGCCCTGTTGTAGCTGAGTTGCTAGTGAATCATGTGTGGAATCTGTTCTCTCTGGAGGTAGAGTTTTCACAGGTGGAGTCGGAGTGCGCCGGTGTCGTTTGTGGGTACGACAACCACAGCTTGCTCGGAGCAGATCGCTGGCTCGCCATGCTAGCGGCCTATGGGCAATCTCGGCGCGCCGCCTTGATTGTCGATTGTGGCAGCGCGGCGACCCTGGATCTGCTGGATAATGACGGACGCCATCTTGGTGGATATATCGCACCCGGCATCGGTCTGATGCAGCGCTCCCTGCGCGTGGATACGCACGCTGCGAGAAGCGTGCGAGACATTGCCCTGAACGAACCCCTGTGTGCCGGGCGCACGACCGATGAAGGGGTAAACCGGGGGTTGCTATTGATGGTGCTCGGCGCCATTGATCGCGCTCTGGAGGAATTGCAACACAGTGCCGGGCGCGAACCGCTCCTTTGGCTCACCGGTGGCGACGCGCCGTTGCTGTCGACGTTCTGCCGGCGAGAACATCGCCTGGTCCCGGATCTGGTGCTGGATGGCCTTGCTTTGAGCAACCCGTGA
- the birA gene encoding bifunctional biotin--[acetyl-CoA-carboxylase] ligase/biotin operon repressor BirA, translated as MQDSTVKSPLAQLRPVLSLLADGRMHSGESLGAALGISRAAVWKQLQKLGQYGLVLESVKGRGYCLRGGLDLLAAEKIHAALGDRSRSLLRSLILRDEVDSTNAQLLALMEAGTGHAVVMFAEHQSTGRGRRGRHWVSPFGAGILLSVGWEFSGGVQSLEGLSLSVGVALARALGRFEVPGVRLKWPNDIWCRGRKLAGVLLELKGDLTDRCGVVIGIGLNSGLRGQAACAIDQPWADLQQVCPGIPRNLLAATILDELLPLLKDYPEQGFRAYRDAWAALDQFAGQPVVLQSGTETWRGTAAGVSDKGALILEMAGELKYFHGGEISLRGQV; from the coding sequence TTGCAAGACAGTACCGTAAAAAGTCCGCTGGCGCAGTTGCGCCCCGTTCTGTCATTGCTGGCAGATGGCAGGATGCATTCCGGTGAATCTCTCGGCGCCGCCCTGGGGATAAGCCGAGCAGCGGTCTGGAAGCAGTTGCAGAAGCTCGGGCAATACGGTCTGGTACTGGAGTCGGTCAAAGGGCGCGGCTACTGTCTGCGCGGGGGGTTGGACCTGCTCGCGGCGGAGAAAATTCATGCGGCGCTGGGTGACCGGAGCAGGTCGCTTTTGCGCTCGCTGATCCTGCGTGACGAGGTGGATTCCACAAATGCCCAATTACTGGCATTAATGGAAGCGGGTACCGGGCATGCTGTAGTGATGTTTGCCGAGCACCAGAGCACTGGCCGCGGACGCCGCGGGCGCCACTGGGTCAGTCCTTTTGGTGCTGGAATCCTCCTTTCGGTTGGTTGGGAATTCAGTGGTGGCGTACAGAGTCTGGAAGGGTTAAGCCTCTCTGTTGGAGTAGCGCTTGCGCGGGCTTTGGGGCGCTTTGAAGTTCCCGGTGTTCGCCTCAAATGGCCCAATGATATCTGGTGCCGGGGGCGCAAGCTGGCCGGAGTTTTGCTGGAATTAAAGGGCGATCTCACCGATCGCTGTGGGGTGGTGATTGGTATCGGCCTGAATAGCGGTTTGCGCGGTCAGGCTGCCTGTGCAATTGATCAGCCCTGGGCTGATCTGCAGCAGGTGTGCCCGGGTATCCCGCGCAATCTCCTGGCAGCGACCATACTGGACGAATTGTTGCCATTGCTGAAAGATTACCCGGAACAGGGCTTCCGTGCCTACCGCGATGCCTGGGCTGCTCTGGACCAGTTTGCAGGGCAGCCAGTGGTCCTGCAGTCCGGAACCGAAACCTGGCGTGGCACGGCGGCGGGCGTGAGTGACAAAGGGGCCCTGATACTGGAGATGGCCGGTGAATTGAAGTACTTCCATGGAGGGGAGATCTCATTGCGGGGACAGGTGTGA